Proteins co-encoded in one Nitrospirota bacterium genomic window:
- a CDS encoding methyltransferase domain-containing protein, with protein sequence MGEGAISCGSDGSGIEVEKEVALLHSNCVLSFNVEKTRYLVQAFYGKAAEVPQKELCCPVNFNTEEISHIPQEVIDRFYGCGSPISQAQVKAGETVVDLGSGGGIDCFIAAKKTGPTGKVIGVDMTPSMLEVADRNKIPVAQNLEFDVVEFRKGYLEAIPVEDRTVDLITSNCVINLSADKKKVFAEMWRVLKDHGRAVISDIIAEDPVSAKLALNPQLWGECISGALTQEEFLAYLEEAGFYGLEIIKKAFWKEVEGYPFYSLTVRGFKFEKKEGCNFIGQTAIYLGPFKGIMDEEGHYFPRNKRVEICTDTASKLKGEPYKTLFTVNEPGTVRSEISNSESCCPPAGEAETSCC encoded by the coding sequence ATGGGAGAGGGGGCCATCTCCTGCGGAAGCGATGGGTCAGGAATCGAGGTTGAAAAAGAGGTGGCGCTTCTTCATTCGAATTGTGTCCTGTCGTTTAATGTTGAAAAGACCCGGTACCTGGTACAGGCATTTTATGGAAAAGCGGCAGAGGTGCCCCAAAAAGAGCTCTGTTGTCCGGTGAATTTTAATACTGAAGAGATCAGCCATATTCCGCAGGAGGTGATCGACCGGTTTTATGGGTGCGGCTCTCCCATTTCTCAAGCACAGGTAAAAGCGGGAGAGACCGTGGTGGACCTTGGTTCGGGAGGGGGCATTGATTGTTTTATCGCGGCCAAAAAGACCGGTCCAACCGGAAAGGTTATTGGCGTGGACATGACGCCATCGATGCTGGAGGTGGCCGACCGAAACAAAATTCCGGTTGCTCAGAACCTTGAATTCGACGTAGTCGAATTTCGCAAGGGATACCTGGAAGCCATTCCGGTCGAGGATCGCACGGTTGACCTGATCACCTCCAATTGCGTGATTAACCTCTCGGCCGATAAAAAGAAGGTCTTTGCGGAAATGTGGCGGGTCTTAAAAGATCATGGACGAGCGGTGATTTCAGATATTATCGCTGAAGATCCTGTTTCGGCCAAACTGGCCTTGAATCCCCAGCTCTGGGGTGAGTGTATTTCAGGGGCACTCACCCAGGAAGAGTTTCTGGCCTATCTGGAAGAGGCCGGTTTTTACGGTCTGGAAATCATTAAGAAAGCCTTCTGGAAAGAGGTGGAAGGCTATCCTTTTTATTCCCTCACCGTGAGAGGATTTAAATTTGAGAAAAAGGAAGGGTGCAATTTCATCGGCCAGACGGCCATTTATCTGGGTCCCTTCAAGGGGATTATGGATGAGGAAGGCCATTATTTTCCCCGGAACAAAAGGGTGGAGATCTGCACCGATACCGCATCAAAATTAAAGGGAGAGCCATACAAAACTCTCTTTACGGTGAATGAGCCGGGAACGGTTCGGTCTGAAATTTCAAATTCAGAGAGTTGTTGTCCTCCGGCAGGCGAAGCGGAGACATCCTGTTGTTAA